TAGAAGGAGCGGCTGACGGTGACCACCCTGAGGTCTTGATCCAAAGAGATCAGGGGCTCCCGCACCGTGTTGATGACGCTCTCGGCGAATTCGCTGGCTTCGTCGGCGGTTTTTTTGATGACCGCCAGTTCTTTCCGGGTCTTCTCCAGGCCGGCTTCTACCTCCTTACGTTTGGTGATGTCCTCGATGGCCAGCAGGATGATCCGTTCCTTGCCCAACACTCGATCAATCTGCCGGGCGTTCAAGAGCATGGTGCGCCGGCCGATGGTGGCAAAATCGTGTTCCACTTCATAGTTGTCAAAGGCGGTCTTTTGGGGCAGGACATCTTCCAGCAGTTCCCGCAGCTTGGGGATATCCCACTGCTTGTTGCCCAGGTCATAGATAAGCTGGCCTATGGTCTCCTCCGGCTTTACCTTGAAGAAGTCATAGAAGGAGCGGCTGACGGTGACCACCCTTAGATCCTGGTCTAAAACGATCAACGGCTCCCGGACGGTGTTGATGATGCTCTCGGCGTACTCACTGACCAGCAGCATCTGCTTTATCTTCTTATGTTCGGTTATGTCATGCATAATGGCCGACACGCCACAAATTTTTCCCGCCTTGTCCTTGATGGGAGAAAGGGTCAAAGAGACATCTATCACCACCCCGTCTTTCCGGACCCGTTTTGTCTCGTGATTTTCGATAGGTTCTCCGGCCCGCAGCTTTTTAAATTGGTCCAGCATTTCATTTTTGTAGCCGGAAGGGGCTAACAGGGAGATATTCTGACCCTGCATCTCCTTTTGGGCATAACCGTATATTTTTTCCGCCCCGTCATTCCAGCTGACGACATCCCCCTGCAAAGTTTCTCCAATGATGCCGTCAACCGATGTGTTGACAATGGCCGCTAAACTAAGATATGATTCTTCCAGACTCCTGCGCTTGGTGATATCTTCGATGGCCAGGAGAATTACTTTGAGCTTTTCCGGAGGATTGGGGATCCTCCGGGCGTTTAAAAGCATCACCCGCCGGCCAATACCAAGGAAATCGTGTTCCACCTCATAGTCATCAAAGGTTGCTTTTTGGGGAAGGATGGTCTCCAGCAATTCCCGCAGCCTGGGAATATCCCATTGCTTGTTGCCCAGGTCATAGATAAGCTGGCCCACGGTCTCTTCGTGATTAACCTTAAAGACGTCATAAAAGGACCGGCTGGCGGTGATCACCCTTAGATCCTGATCCAGGGTGATCAGGGGTTCCCGCACAGTATTGACGATGCTCTCGGCGTATTCCTGGGATTTTGTGGCAGATTTTTTTTCGAACATTTTCTGTCTCCTTGTATTGGCAATGCCTTGGCCGAGGCATGCGCAACGGCAACTGCATTATTATTTACTTGGCTTGCTGGCTTATGAACATTGTGGTCGAATATACTTTGTGATTCAGGCCCTATGCCGTGCGTTGCGGATCAGGCCCAACTATTCGCCGTCGCTGGCCTTCGTCTGGCAAGAAGGAATATCGTCGTCTGGTTGATCTTTCGCCGCGAGAATCCATCGCAAAGCAGTCTCATAGTCCGTAAACGCATTCACGGCATATCCCCGGTTGTGAGCACAGGTCTCAAAAAAACTGGCCTGGTCAAAGTTGACCCCCGGCATAACCAAAAGCGCCACTTTCCGGTGAAAGGCATCTCCGTGCTGGTAAAGCTCCGCCGCCAGTTGATACACATCCATTACCGATAAATTGTTTTGAGTGTCACGAAAATCAACCAGCAGCTCATAATCCGCCGGTGATTGCTCCGCCTTGGCTATAGCTATCAGAAGTTGCCTGCTGGTATCGATGTTGATTATGCCATCGGGGGTTACCTCCAGAAAATCCCTGGCAGCTATGACCTTGATTTTTGTGGCCATGGAATGCCTCCTTTCATGTTGGCCGCCTGGGCGGCGTCAGAACCTGCCGAACCAATAGGGATCCACCAACCTGACCAGTATCCCCCAGACCGAACCCAGCACCGCGCCGCCGAGGACATCGCGCGGATAGTGGGCTCCTACATACATCCGGGTGAACCCGACCAGCCCGGCGGCGGCGTACAGGGCTGCTGTTCCCCAAATTCCCGGGTGGAACCAGTGGCTGATCAACATCGCCAGAAAAAATGTCTGGGCGGTATGTCCGCTGGGAAAGGACCGGCCCCGTTCCCGCCAGCCGATGACCCTGGCCTTCTCATGGTCCATGAACGGGCGGGCCCGGTCCGTCAGCGCCTTGATGACCTCCACCAGCAGCCACAGGGTAAGCGTGCCCAGAATGATCTCCACCGTCAGGCGGCGGTATTTAATTATGAAGAATATGACCGCCAGGATAACTGCTGTTATCATATTGCCTGCCTGGGTCGCCAGCCACATGGCCCGATCCAGCCACTTTGGATGGCTGCCCCTGAGGTTAAAAAGCAGGAATATTCTAGTATCCAGACTACGCCCGGCCGACCACAACAGGGATACGGTGATCAGCGAGAAAACAACCAGCATGGTGACCATCGTCCGGTTGGCCCGCAGCGCCGTGAACATTGCCGCCCGGGCCCCATTCGGCAGCCAGAGGAAGAACAGGATCAGGCCGGCCGCCAGGCCTGTCAGCAGTATCACCCTCCGCCGGGCGGACCAAAGACGGGCAACGTTCGACTCTGGCGGCAATAGTACCTCTTTGCGGTCACTGGCCATGGGACATCCCCTGGCGATCATCGGCTGCTTTTTCACGTTGCTCCCTGGCCAATCGCTGCCGGGACCGGCGGCGGCGCCACAATGCCTTGGGCCCCGCCATCACCACCAGACGCTGGGGATGCAGCATTATGGTCACAGAGCCGTCGCCGAGTGAGACCCCGTCTGCCATGACCGGCATGGCCGGTTTGGTCCTGATCGTGATCTTTTTTGTCCGAAAGCGCTGGATCCGGTTGTCGGGTGCGGCGTTCGACGGCTGCATCATTTGGCCGATCAGGTCGCGTTTGCTCAGATCGGAATAGACGAACACATCCAGATAGTGGTCGTCGAATATCACGTCCGGAGCAACCTGATAATTCGCCCCCATATACGGCATGTTGGCGACGATCACTACGTGTGCCTGGGCAACAACATATTTTCGACTGCTGCCAACCTGCAATCGGATCTCCGAGGGTTGCGCCTTAACCAGGGTCGAGATGAACCCGGCGATCTTGCCTAGTTCGCCGTGCTGAATGTCGTCGGAAGCCGGATATAGGGCCGAGGGCAGGCCGATGGCGGCCGCTTCCAAAAATGGACGGTTTTTTTTGCGCTGGCGCACCTGGCCCACGTCGATCTTGATCTGACGCCCTTTCCGCAGCAGCGCGGCGGCGGCGGCAAGGTTATCGACCGGGATGCCGAGGCTGCGGGCCAGATTGTTGCGGGTGCCGGTCGGTATGATACCCAGGGTGGTCCGGCTGCCGACCAGTCCCAGCGCTATATTTTCAATCGTGCCGTCGCCGCCGGAAACGATCACCATTTTTACCCCGGCCCGGACAGTACTGCGGGCCAATAACCGTAAATCCTGTTTCGGCTGTACCACAACCACTTCCGCCTGGATCTGCTGTTTCTGCAAAAGACACAGCAAGTCCACCAGTTGCGCTGCGGATTCCTTTGGATTGCCGGAAGCTGGATTGAAAATCAGTTTGGCTTTCACCCTTTCCCCCTATAGCTATGGCAGCCAGCGGCCGTCTTTATTGCGGAATGTTTTATTGGCAGAATGCCCCCGGGTTTTCATCGGGTGATGCTGACGATCAAACAACTTGTGCGCCAGCAGAATTGCGGCCGGGGCAGGCTACGGAGATTGCCTCGGCAGACTCCAACATCCCCATCCGGAATGGCTCTGTTTGTTTTTCAAACGACCAAAGCGCGGCGGGCGGTAGAATATATCCACCCCCTCGCTCATTCCGGGTCTGGCATAGGCGGGATCTTCGGCGCAGTCCAAGTGTTCAACTGATCCCGGTTTCTTTCCACTCAAGGCGGTCAAAGTTTGTTCATAGGCGCTTCCGACAGAGTTCAGGTATCCCCGGACACTGTCCACATCGTATACCGCAACAGTGACCGCTGTCTGGATATCTTCTGTCAGCTTGTCAAATGCTTGCCGGGCGAAGTTTTTGGCCAAAGCAGCCATATCTCCGTCTTGCAATTCCCGGTCCAAATTTTCAAGCCGCTGCAGGTCAAAATAGGAGCGGTGCAGATTTCCGGGAGAAGCGATGATGTAACGGGCATATGGCGCCAGCGCAGCAACGGTGTACGGAGTGCCGTTGTAGCAAGTGGACAGGACGATCAGATCTAATTTAACTGAATCACTCTTGATCTGCTTCAATCCCCCGGCAAAATCGTCTATGGTGAACACCCGGCCCGGGGAGGAGGCATCATATCCGGCCCCCCCGAATTCCGGTATCTGGTGGCCGAAGTATAGCAACAACTTTGCTTCCGGAGGAGATGCCCCCTGATGGTACCGGCTATATAGCTCTACTTCCGGCTGGAAGCGGGTCTTTCCCCGGTTTCGCCAATACGATTCCTTGGCCAGAAGCCGTCCCTCCCGGTAGTGGTAGCAGGTGCCGTCATGGCGGGGGAAAAAGAGCCAGGCATGCCGCCTGGGTTTTTGATGAAAGATAAACACCTCCGCCCGCCTGTTCTGTTCCGCCACCTCTATTGCCCCAGCCAGGGCCGCCTTATCGGCCAGGTGGGCCTGGCCGCCGGCATCGTGATACAGGTAGTCCCCGTCGCCGTGGATAATGAAGATCATCGAGTATCTTATTGGCTGGGGGGTCTCATCTGACATGGTTATTTCCCGCCGGGCGGAAGGGATAGAACTGCAGGAGATAAGGAACAATCCGAACACCACGCAGCCGGCGCACTTGAGCAGCATCTGGAATGGCCGCGTGGCGCTCGTAAAGGTCAGGTTGTATGAATTTTGCATGACTATCCTTGTGAATATCAGCTCGATGCCGGGCCCACTAAAAGAGAAGGACCAAAATGAGAACGATCAAGAGCAGCGTGACCACGCTGATGGTTATCGTTTCGGGGGCTTGCTCCATATCCTGAACCACATAATCGGAGAAGTCGTCCAGTTGGGCATCCGCCACCCGATCATAGCCATTGGTGCCCACTAGCTCGTTTTGTTTCTCCTGCAGGGTTGTTTTGAGCTGATTGATGCCGGCCCGGTCATCTTTTGAGACCAGGGGCAAGCTTTGGACCCGGTCCAATACCATGGTCATGTTTTGCAGTGAATTGTTCAGTATTTCGCGCTTTTGCACCGGGTCGCCGGTTGCTTTCACGTTGCAGGCGGTGTTGTTAAAATACTTGAGAATGCCGTCATTTGCCGCTGCATAACCTGTTTGCCCCAGGACCAACAGGGCGGCGATTGTTCCGAGGATGGTTCTTGTCTTCATGGCAGTTTCTCCTTGATTATTTAATGGTTTTAGCTCGGGGAGGAGCTAGTTAAGGGTTCCGTTCTCGGCGGCGTTCTTTAATTTGTCATTGGCAAATATGGCGACTTCCACCCGCCGGTTTTGTTGACGGCCATATTCCGTATCATTCGACGCGATGGGATTAGACTCACCCATTCCTACCGTAGATATCCTGGAGCCGGGAACAGCCTGACCCATAAGATGGTTGGCAACCGCCTGAGCCCGGCGTTCGGACAATTTCAGGTTATAGTCTTCACTTCCGGTGTTGTCGGTGTCTCCTTCAATGAGAATGTTGGTGTCCGAATATTTATTAAGGATCTTCGCCAAACTCTCGATGTTCGTTTTCGCCTGGGAGCGCAAATACGATTCATCCACATCGAAAAGAAGGCCCGAATCAAAGGTGATCTTGATCCCTTCCCCGACCCGCTCAATCGTTGCTCCCTGCATGTCCCGCTTCATCTCCTCGGCCCTTTTGTCCATCTCATTGCCGATCAAAGCACCGGCCGTGCCTCCGACCGCCGCTCCGATGATGGCCCCCAGGGCCGTATTTCCGTATTGGTTTCCGATAATCCCGCCGGCGACTCCTCCGACCCCGGCTCCTATACCCCCGCCTTTCAGCGCGTTACTGAGTCCGCACCCCGACATCACTGCGAGGGAGACACTGAGAGCCAGAACCATGACAATGTTCGTTTTTATTTTCATACTACCTCTTTTAACTGTTGTTTATGGTTGGGTTTAAGTTATGCGCCTGTTTGTAGGGCTTGCCCCCTTTTGGGTCGTCTCTGCTGAGCCTGGGTGGGACAAATGGTTCCGGGGAAAAGCTGCCCGGTTCCCCTAATGACCGCCGTGATCATGGTTTAAGGATTGGTTTTCACATAGCGTACCCCCCGATATTGTTAATTTGGAATTTATCATGTCCTTCGCTTTATTTTCCGTCGCCGCTGGCCGCTGCCGCCGAACAGCGCAGACGGCTGTATTGGAAAGTGAATTCTGCCCCCAGGATCATTATAAAGGCCGAGCAGTATATCCAGACCAGCAGTATAATAATTGAGGCAATGGAGCCGTAGATCAGCTGGAAATTGGCATATTTCTCCAGATAGAGCACAAACAAAGTTTTGGCAATTTCAAAAAGGACAGTGGCCAAAAGCGCCCCGGGCCAAACATAACGCCAGTATGTCTTGACATTTGGAATGAACTTATAGAGCAGCAAAAATACTGCCAACAACAGCAGGAATGCCGTCAGTCGGCTTCCCGCCTCCACTATTACCAATAACGCTGGCGGCAGGTCAAATACTTCACGCGCTAGTGAGATGAGGGCGCTGGCTCCCAGTGAGAAAAGAAAAAGGACGCTGGTGCCCAATGCCATGCCCATTGCATGTGCTTTCCCGACATAGAAACGACGGCCGCGGCGGTTATCCCAGGCCCGATTGATAGCCTGGTTTATCGCGCCGAACATCCCGCTAGCACCCCAAAACAGAAGAAAGATGCTTACCACCCCCACCGGACCCCGTAGTTTTACCACACTTACAATATTTTGCTTCAAAAAATCGGTGGCACCGGGCAGATTTTTGCCCACAAAATGCAGCAGTTCCTCTTGCAGGTTTAGTGAAGGCAGGAAAAAACCAAATACAGCAATCAGTCCCAGCAGCAGCGGAAAGGTGGATAAAATTGCATAATAGGCCACGCCGGCGGCTCTTTGGGTGGCATCATGGGCGTCTAATCCCTTGGCGGTCAGCAAGATCAAATGCAGGACAGGTATTTTCAGCAGGCGGTCTTTTGTCTTCAGCAGCCTGACGGATAATCTTTTTATTTGATTTACCATTCCCTTGTTCCATTTTCCTTCCGCTCATCACCTTAATCAGTGCCCGTGAAGGCCCCTCGATATATTTGCTGACCATACCGGGGTTTATCGATCCTAACTGATGCTCCCTTCAAGCGTGCTGTCCCTCAAGTATTGGTATATCTTTATGACCGACATGGTAAGCGGCAGGATCATGATGATCCCCAGGATTCCGCCGAAATGTGCTCCTAGAACACAAAGCACCAATACCAACGCCGGATGGATCTCCATTTGCCGGCCCTGGATCCTGGGCACCAGCAGGTTGTTCTCGAACAATTGGATCGCCAAATATCCCAAAGCCACCCAGAACACCTTTTCCGGAGCCGTGGCCAGCGTCACCAGAACGCCCAGGCCGCCGCCCATCCATGGACCAAGCTGGGGCACCATTTCGGTAAGCCCCGCAAAGACGGCCAACGGCAGGGCATAATCTATTCTCAAAATACTCAGCAACGCATAGGCACAAAGGCCCACCGCCAGCCCCAGCAACAACTGCCCGATGATATAGCGTCCCACCACCTTGTTGAGAATGACGATTATGTTTTTGGTATGGATCCGCGCCCACCCCGGCAGCCCCGCATAAAATTTGTCGCGCAGTCTGCTCCAGTCTTTAAGGATGAAGAACAAAAATATTGGCAGGCTGGCAAACCCCATGATCATCCCCAGTGAGGTCTGGAACATTTTCAACCCCCGGGTCAGAAAGTCCTTCAGCAGCTCCGGCAGCGCGTCTCCGGCTTTGGCCATATAAACATCGATGGCCTCCTGGATCAGCGGATCTGACAGCATGGGGATGGATCTAAGCCATTGTTTTATCGTATTCAATCCGTTGGGGATGGTCTGGGAAGCATCATGGGTCAGGGCTCCCAGGGCTTTCCCTCCGATGGTGATGATATAGAATAGTACCAGACCGATGAAAGCCAGGGATAGGATATATGCCACCGTTATAAGAGAAATTCTTTTAAATTGCTGCAACTTCGGTTTCCGGCCAGCGCCGGGGAGACGTTTCTCCACCCACCGGATGACCGGCAAGATCAGGTAGGCCAGAAGGCCGCCTACCATAAATGGCAACAGGACGCTTCGTAAACCCCAGATCAACAGGATAACGAAGATCAGTCCCAGTACGAACACTGTCAGCTGCCAGTGTTTTCTTATCAGCGCGTTAACCGAGTCCAATTTCAATTTCCTCCTGTTATTGTCCTATAATCCATCGCCGTCTTCATATCTGTTCTATCCCGGTGCCGGAACCCAGCATGACGGCCAATCCCCGGGTTTCTTCGTGGCTTTCCAGAAAGATCTTGACCAAGCTGGTCATGGGCACCGAGAGCAGCATGCCCACCGGTCCCAGGATCCATCCCCAGAATACCATCGAAAGGAAGACCACCAGAGTTGATAGGCTCAGGCCTTTACCCAACAGTTTGGGTTGCAGGAAGTTGCCCAGAAGCATGTAGACCACCATAAAGCCCAGGGCTGTCAGCAGGGCAGAACCTAAACCCAACTGGACCAGCGCCAGAAGGATGACCGGTATGGCCGCGAAGATGGAGCCGATATTGGGCACAAAGTTCAGGATAAATGCCAGCGTTCCCCAGAGCAGCGGATACGGGACACCGAGGACCAAAAGCCAAAGACAGATCAGCAGGCCTCCGGCGGCGCTGATCAGGGTTTGAATTACCAGATAGCGCTTGGCACTCTTGATGAATTTTGCAATGACTGACAAAGACGTCTCGGGATTCTTGTAAACCGCCCTCATTTTTTGGGGCAATTCCGATACTTCCAGCAGAATGAACACCACCGTCAGTAGGATCAATATCGCATTGGCGATAATGCGGCTCAGGGTTGAAAACACCTCCCCGGCCAGGCTCATTACCCATCCCGGATTTAAAGCGCCGGCTGCTCCATCCTGGGGTATGTTGACGCCTTTGTCCTGCAGCCAGCTTGAAAATGCGGCACTGTTAGCGGACAATCGTTCCAGGTAGCCTGGAAGGTTGCTCATAAATTGATTAAGCGAGGGACCTATCAGCAATACAAAGAATGCTCCGCCGATCAGTATCACCGCCAGAATGATGGCCAGGGCCAAAACCTTCGGCACGCCCTTGCTGCGGATCCAGTACAACGGCGGCGTGCAAATGACGGCGATGAACAGCGCCAGGAAAAGGGGCACCAACAACGAACTGGCCGCCTTCATTCCCGCCACCACGATCGTAAAACTGGCCAACATCAAAAGCGCTGGAGCCTTGGCCGTGCGTTTCATAAGACTATTCATTTATTAACCAATAACTCTTTAGGGTTTTCCCAGCATTACTATTCAGCACTTATTTTATGAAGCCAACTACATCGTCAGGCAGAAGGCTCATGGTGTTTGCAGTTTTATCGCTTTATGGCCCGGACAGCTGCACGCCCCTTACGGCTGGCTTCGGAGGTTGCCTCCTTGACCGTGTCCACCACACTGCCGGCAGTTTCCTTGACGGTGTCCGCCACCTCATCGACCGCTTCCTTGAGCAGCTGTCTGGTCACTTTGCCCGATTTCGGGGCATAGAGCAAGGCCATTACTCCGCCAATGACCGCCCCGGTCAGCAGGCCGAGGCCAAAACCGGAAACATGATCCCTGTTCATAATTGTTCTCTCCTTTATTAAAGTTACCTTATGCGCTTCGCCGTTTGTGGCCCGCGATCAGGCTGGCCAGGATCACGACTATGAAAATTACCAGCAAAACATGAACTGCCCCTCCCAGTAAATTGCCGATCAGCCAGGCAAAAAGCCACAAAACCAGCAGGATGGTAAAAATGATCCAGATCATGTTCGGCTCCTTTCTCCGCAGGCAGAACGGCAACCACCCTTAAAATATTTCCGTTACACCTTCATCAGCAACTGGCGTATTTCTTCCTTGGTAATTCCCAGCTTCTTCTGGAGTCTCCCCAACAGCTCTTCCTCCTTGCCCTCTATAAAGAGCACGTCATCGTCCGTCAGGTTGGCATATTGCTGTTTGAGCTTGCCCGCCACCTCATTCCAGTTACCCTTGATTTTTAGCTTGTTCATTTGGCATCTCCCTGAAATTAATTGAATCCGTTTGGTTTTGTTCGATAACCCTATTCTGTTTTTGACGATCCGTCATTCATAACCATCCTGTTGTCAAGTGGTTTTAAAGCCTTTTACGCCCTTTATATCATTGGCCGGCTTTCCCGCCAGATCCTTTTCGGCTGCCAACCAATCGTCCAGGTCACGGCCGGGCTGCCGGCCCCTCTGTTCAAACATTTGATGGGCCTTTATCCTGGTCAGGTTTTCCATATCTGCGGGCGCCCCGGCGGAGACGGGAGCGGTTATGGCCGGCTGGACTTTTTGGGCTTTTGTCGTATTCATTTTCAGATTCCTTAAATTGTTATTTATCCGTTTGTTTAATTACGGTTTAAGCTGCGACCATCCTTCGCCACAGACGTTGATATGCCAACTGTATCATGTTTGCCGTGCTGAGTTTTGGGCTTTTCCCCGGGGCAGGACTTAAACGGCAGCCTGGCCGGTGCCTGTTATTTGACCGTTTGCGTTTCATGGTTTTGGCTCCTTTGTCGTTTTCTATTTTTTGAATATTTTGCCGATATTCTTGACCCCCCCCAGCAGGCCCTGGATCAATGCCAATACCGGAAGCAGGGGCCGAAGGCCCTCCTGCACCATGGCCACGGTGTCGCTGACGCTCTCGGATGCCTCCTTGACCGACTGCAGCGCTGACTTGGTTTCGCAACGCAGCTGGTAAAACATTACCGAAGCAAAAATGAGCACCGCCGTGGACACAAATCCCAGGACGGTTAGGCTCAAATCACGGTACCATTCAATACCCATTTGTCGTTACCTCCTTGTTATGTTACAAGGGCCGAGCCTTTAATGACCCGGCCGCTCGTTGTTACCCTTTTTGGGATACCTCCCCGTATTTCAGAGATACAGGGAGGTCATTTGCCAGTTACCCTATGGAGCGGTAACGGTCGCGGCATCCAGGGTCACCGCTGACTGCACCAGCGCCCGTCCGGTAAATATTGAACCGGTTTCCATGCTCATCAGGGTCTGGCACAGCATGATCCCCTTGAGGTTGGCGGTCGTTCCCAGGGTCACTTGGCCGGCCACCTGCCAGAAGATGTTCTTGGCCTGGGCGCCTCCGCTCAGCGTAATGATGGCGCCGCTGCCGATGGTGAGATCCTGGGCTATCTGGAAGATCCAGACATCATTCACCCCGCCGCTGAGCGTGACCCCGGGGGCATTTACCAAAAGGCCGGTGCCCCACTTGTAAAGGCCCGGAACCAGGGTCAGCGAAGTGATATTCCCGGCTCCCAGTTCGGTGGCAGTGGGGTTGGTCCGTCCGGCGGCGTCGGTGTAAGCGGTTTCCAGATCGCTGATGGCTGTGGTCAGGTTGGCGGGAGTGGGCGGGTAGTAGTCGGAAGCGTAGACTTTCCCTCCAGTCACCAGAGTTGAGGTTGAAAATGTGTTCGAAACATCCATGATCAACCCGAACCCGGTGATATAGCTGGCGGCGGCCGGGCTCACGCCCATGTTGCCCACTACCGAGGCGGACCCGGTGGTCGAAATCCCCGTTTTTGACAGTAGCACGAAATTGCCGGCGGTGCCCAGGTCAACCGGCGGCGGTCCGGCCGTCCCCGCAGCGATGGTGGTGAAGCTCCACACTTTGGCAACAGCCATTGCATTGCCGGCCAGATCCTTGACCCCGGTGGTGACTGTGACCGTATAGGTGGTATTGTTGGCCAGGTCGCTGCCGGGATTAAGGGCGGCGGTGGTGGTGCTGGGAGAGGTCACCGCGCCGGATATAAGCGTGGTACCCTGTTTTAAGGTAATGGTGGAAGCGGTGATGGTCAACGGATTCATTGCTTCGCTGAAGGTGACGTAAATGTTGGCGTTGACCGCAACACCGGTGGCGGCATTGGCCGGGATGGTGGAGACCACTGTGGGCCTGGTGGTGTCCGCCGTTGTTCCGGTGGTAAATGTCCAGACATAGGTGCTGGCCATTGCATTGCCGGCCAGATCGGTGACCCCGGTGGTGATGGTGGCGGTATAGACGGTGCTGGCCGCCAGATT
The nucleotide sequence above comes from Candidatus Edwardsbacteria bacterium RifOxyA12_full_54_48. Encoded proteins:
- a CDS encoding general stress protein CsbD, which translates into the protein MNKLKIKGNWNEVAGKLKQQYANLTDDDVLFIEGKEEELLGRLQKKLGITKEEIRQLLMKV